The following proteins come from a genomic window of Triticum aestivum cultivar Chinese Spring chromosome 6A, IWGSC CS RefSeq v2.1, whole genome shotgun sequence:
- the LOC123129485 gene encoding uncharacterized protein gives MRASPHIYIPDNLTQYVFGIGEADGGGRNPRSEATGNIGSAGYKSDYPTAFSQLTGRGSAMGNSIAASSAPALLGDAHNPCFKWKVHNFSNLLQRGDVSVNSAPFFCSGYKWFLQLTPLTKPYSGKPCVALSLGITRGSLGLEPGSVMAVVFELSIYNHSDHVHWGSKATFNFDDEHINSKKECLIPLKELLASTDFLADDCCVFGVDILKIDALFPEKEEIAIQKAAKIQSLFIQKDNFIKLTCSVTINNFLEMSMVKFVCSRFELDGQNWYPSDSVILRTLCINLMHESLDNLVYLTSWII, from the exons ATGCGTGCATCCCCGCACATATATATTCCCGACAATCTCACTCAGTATGTGTTTGGGATCGGCGAGGCTGATGGCGGCGGAAGAAACCCTAGGAGCGAGGCGACGGGGAATATCGGTTCTGCCGGCTACAAGTCGGACTACCCGACTGCCTTCTCTCAG TTAACAGGAAGGGGCAGCGCTATGGGTAACTCTATCGCAGCTAGTTCAGCTCCTGCACTGCTGGGAGATGCTCACAATCCATGCTTCAAATGGAAGGTTCATAACTTCTCAAACTTACTCCAGAGGGGAGATGTCTCAGTCAATTCAGCTCCCTTTTTCTGCTCTGGGTACAAATG GTTCCTTCAGTTGACTCCGCTTACCAAGCCATATTCTGGAAAACCATGTGTTGCTCTTTCTCTAGGAATTACTCGAGGAAGTCTGGGCTTGGAGCCAGGTTCCGTGATGGCTGTGGTGTTTGAGTTGTCAATATACAATCATTCAGATCATGTGCATTGGGGATCCAAAG CTACCTTCAACTTTGATGATGAGCATATAAACTCGAAGAAGGAATGCTTGATTCCACTTAAAGAACTACTGGCTTCAACTGATTTTTTGGCTGATGACTGCTGTGTCTTTGGTGTGGATATATTGAAAATTGATGCCCTTTTTCCTGAAAAGGAGGAAATTGCGATCCAGAAGGCTGCAAAAATTCAGAGCCTCTTCATCCAGAAAGATAATTTCATCAAATTGACCTGCAGCGTGACGATAAATAACTTTCTTGAAATGAGCATGGTGAAATTCGTTTGTTCAAGATTTGAACTTGATGGACAAAACTGGTACCCATCTGATTCAGTTATTTTAAGAACTCTTTGTATAAATCTTATGCATGAATCATTAGACAATTTAGTGTATTTGACTTCCTGGATCATATAA